One Camelus ferus isolate YT-003-E chromosome 27, BCGSAC_Cfer_1.0, whole genome shotgun sequence DNA window includes the following coding sequences:
- the NR2F2 gene encoding COUP transcription factor 2 isoform X1, with product MAMVVSTWRDPQDEVPGSQGSQASQAPPVPGPPPGAPHTPQTPGQGGPASTPAQTAAGGQGGPGGPGGDKQQQQQHIECVVCGDKSSGKHYGQFTCEGCKSFFKRSVRRNLSYTCRANRNCPIDQHHRNQCQYCRLKKCLKVGMRREAVQRGRMPPTQPTHGQFALTNGDPLNCHSYLSGYISLLLRAEPYPTSRFGSQCMQPNNIMGIENICELAARMLFSAVEWARNIPFFPDLQITDQVALLRLTWSELFVLNAAQCSMPLHVAPLLAAAGLHASPMSADRVVAFMDHIRIFQEQVEKLKALHVDSAEYSCLKAIVLFTSDACGLSDVAHVESLQEKSQCALEEYVRSQYPNQPTRFGKLLLRLPSLRTVSSSVIEQLFFVRLVGKTPIETLIRDMLLSGSSFNWPYMAIQ from the exons ATGGCAATGGTAGTCAGCACGTGGCGCGACCCCCAGGACGAGGTGCCAGGCTCTCAGGGCAGCCAGGCCTCGCAGGCGCCGCCCGTGCCCGGCCCGCCGCCCGGCGCCCCGCACACACCACAGACGCCTGGCCAAGGGGGCCCGGCCAGCACGCCGGCCCAGACGGCGGCCGGCGGCCAGGGCGGCCCTGGCGGTCCGGGCGGCgacaaacagcagcagcagcagcacatcGAGTGCGTGGTGTGCGGGGACAAGTCGAGCGGCAAACACTACGGCCAGTTCACGTGCGAGGGCTGCAAGAGCTTCTTCAAGCGCAGCGTGCGGAGGAACCTGAGCTACACGTGCCGCGCCAACCGGAACTGTCCCATCGACCAGCACCACCGCAACCAGTGCCAGTACTGCCGCCTCAAAAAGTGCCTCAAAGTGGGCATGAGACGGGAAG CCGTGCAGAGGGGCAGGATGCCGCCCACCCAGCCGACACACGGGCAGTTTGCGCTGACCAACGGGGACCCCCTCAACTGCCATTCGTACCTGTCCGGATATATTTCTCTGCTGCTGCGCGCCGAGCCCTATCCCACGTCGCGCTTCGGCAGCCAGTGCATGCAGCCCAACAACATCATGGGCATCGAGAACATTTGCGAACTGGCCGCCCGGATGCTCTTCAGCGCCGTCGAGTGGGCCCGGAACATCCCCTTCTTCCCTGACCTGCAGATCACCGACCAGGTGGCCCTGCTTCGCCTCACCTGGAGCGAGCTGTTCGTCTTGAACGCAGCACAGTGCTCCATGCCCCTCCACGTTGCCCCGCTCCTGGCCGCCGCCGGCCTCCACGCCTCGCCCATGTCCGCCGACCGGGTGGTCGCCTTTATGGACCACATACGGATCTTCCAAGAGCAAGTGGAGAAGCTCAAAGCGCTGCACGTCGACTCCGCCGAGTACAGCTGCCTGAAGGCCATAGTCCTGTTCACCTCAG ATGCCTGTGGTCTCTCTGATGTAGCCCATGTGGAAAGCTTGCAGGAAAAGTCCCAGTGTGCTTTGGAAGAATACGTTAGGAGCCAGTACCCCAACCAACCAACGCGATTCGGAAAGCTTTTGCTTCGCCTCCCTTCCCTCCGCACCGTCTCTTCCTCAGTCATAGAGCAATTGTTTTTCGTCCGTTTGGTAGGTAAAACCCCCATCGAAACCCTCATCCGGGATATGTTACTGTCCGGCAGCAGTTTTAACTGGCCGTATATGgctattcaataa
- the NR2F2 gene encoding COUP transcription factor 2 isoform X2 — protein MQAVWDLEQGKYGFAVQRGRMPPTQPTHGQFALTNGDPLNCHSYLSGYISLLLRAEPYPTSRFGSQCMQPNNIMGIENICELAARMLFSAVEWARNIPFFPDLQITDQVALLRLTWSELFVLNAAQCSMPLHVAPLLAAAGLHASPMSADRVVAFMDHIRIFQEQVEKLKALHVDSAEYSCLKAIVLFTSDACGLSDVAHVESLQEKSQCALEEYVRSQYPNQPTRFGKLLLRLPSLRTVSSSVIEQLFFVRLVGKTPIETLIRDMLLSGSSFNWPYMAIQ, from the exons CCGTGCAGAGGGGCAGGATGCCGCCCACCCAGCCGACACACGGGCAGTTTGCGCTGACCAACGGGGACCCCCTCAACTGCCATTCGTACCTGTCCGGATATATTTCTCTGCTGCTGCGCGCCGAGCCCTATCCCACGTCGCGCTTCGGCAGCCAGTGCATGCAGCCCAACAACATCATGGGCATCGAGAACATTTGCGAACTGGCCGCCCGGATGCTCTTCAGCGCCGTCGAGTGGGCCCGGAACATCCCCTTCTTCCCTGACCTGCAGATCACCGACCAGGTGGCCCTGCTTCGCCTCACCTGGAGCGAGCTGTTCGTCTTGAACGCAGCACAGTGCTCCATGCCCCTCCACGTTGCCCCGCTCCTGGCCGCCGCCGGCCTCCACGCCTCGCCCATGTCCGCCGACCGGGTGGTCGCCTTTATGGACCACATACGGATCTTCCAAGAGCAAGTGGAGAAGCTCAAAGCGCTGCACGTCGACTCCGCCGAGTACAGCTGCCTGAAGGCCATAGTCCTGTTCACCTCAG ATGCCTGTGGTCTCTCTGATGTAGCCCATGTGGAAAGCTTGCAGGAAAAGTCCCAGTGTGCTTTGGAAGAATACGTTAGGAGCCAGTACCCCAACCAACCAACGCGATTCGGAAAGCTTTTGCTTCGCCTCCCTTCCCTCCGCACCGTCTCTTCCTCAGTCATAGAGCAATTGTTTTTCGTCCGTTTGGTAGGTAAAACCCCCATCGAAACCCTCATCCGGGATATGTTACTGTCCGGCAGCAGTTTTAACTGGCCGTATATGgctattcaataa
- the NR2F2 gene encoding COUP transcription factor 2 isoform X3, giving the protein MPPTQPTHGQFALTNGDPLNCHSYLSGYISLLLRAEPYPTSRFGSQCMQPNNIMGIENICELAARMLFSAVEWARNIPFFPDLQITDQVALLRLTWSELFVLNAAQCSMPLHVAPLLAAAGLHASPMSADRVVAFMDHIRIFQEQVEKLKALHVDSAEYSCLKAIVLFTSDACGLSDVAHVESLQEKSQCALEEYVRSQYPNQPTRFGKLLLRLPSLRTVSSSVIEQLFFVRLVGKTPIETLIRDMLLSGSSFNWPYMAIQ; this is encoded by the exons ATGCCGCCCACCCAGCCGACACACGGGCAGTTTGCGCTGACCAACGGGGACCCCCTCAACTGCCATTCGTACCTGTCCGGATATATTTCTCTGCTGCTGCGCGCCGAGCCCTATCCCACGTCGCGCTTCGGCAGCCAGTGCATGCAGCCCAACAACATCATGGGCATCGAGAACATTTGCGAACTGGCCGCCCGGATGCTCTTCAGCGCCGTCGAGTGGGCCCGGAACATCCCCTTCTTCCCTGACCTGCAGATCACCGACCAGGTGGCCCTGCTTCGCCTCACCTGGAGCGAGCTGTTCGTCTTGAACGCAGCACAGTGCTCCATGCCCCTCCACGTTGCCCCGCTCCTGGCCGCCGCCGGCCTCCACGCCTCGCCCATGTCCGCCGACCGGGTGGTCGCCTTTATGGACCACATACGGATCTTCCAAGAGCAAGTGGAGAAGCTCAAAGCGCTGCACGTCGACTCCGCCGAGTACAGCTGCCTGAAGGCCATAGTCCTGTTCACCTCAG ATGCCTGTGGTCTCTCTGATGTAGCCCATGTGGAAAGCTTGCAGGAAAAGTCCCAGTGTGCTTTGGAAGAATACGTTAGGAGCCAGTACCCCAACCAACCAACGCGATTCGGAAAGCTTTTGCTTCGCCTCCCTTCCCTCCGCACCGTCTCTTCCTCAGTCATAGAGCAATTGTTTTTCGTCCGTTTGGTAGGTAAAACCCCCATCGAAACCCTCATCCGGGATATGTTACTGTCCGGCAGCAGTTTTAACTGGCCGTATATGgctattcaataa